A stretch of Oncorhynchus mykiss isolate Arlee chromosome 12, USDA_OmykA_1.1, whole genome shotgun sequence DNA encodes these proteins:
- the aspdh gene encoding putative L-aspartate dehydrogenase: MTDMLPVMRIGVVGYGHLGQYLVERLQREGAQVGLTLVFVWNRNTDKLRESVAEELILHNLPDFTDRGADVIVEVCHPKIVKDFGVQFLSKAHFLVGSPSALSDPQLNQELRQAAEHHGRTLYIPSGALWGGQDILRLNDSGSLKALFIRMSKHPSCFRLTGDVLSDWTEDEGRRVLFSGSVAELCPVAPNNVNTMAAAAIAAGTLGFAGVQGEIVSDTALSDYHVVEVEVTGANGFTVHTVRRNPAKLGAVTGSATYNSFWSSLLVCKGHGGRVYLC, translated from the exons ATGACTGACATGTTGCCAGTGATGAGAATTGGAGTTGTGGGATATGGACATTTAG GGCAGTACCTTGTGGAGCGGCTCCAGAGAGAAGGGGCCCAGgtgggcctgacactggtcttTGTGTGGAACAGAAACACTGACAAACTCAGGGAATCAGTGGCTGAGGAGCTCATTCTACACAACCTCCCAGACTTTACAGACAG GGGTGCTGATGTGATTGTGGAGGTGTGTCATCCCAAAATTGTAAAAGACTTTGGAGTCCAATTCCTCTCTAAGGCCCATTTTCTG GTGggctctccttcagccctctcagACCCACAGCTGAACCAGGAACTGCGCCAGGCTGCAGAGCATCATGGGAGGACCCTATATATCCCCAGTGGTGCATTGTGGGGAGGCCAGGATATCCTGAGACTCAATGATAGTGGATCTTTAAAG GCACTGTTCATCCGGATGTCCAAGCACCCGTCATGTTTCCGTCTGACAGGAGATGTGCTGTCTGATTGGACAGAGGATGAGGGGAGGCGGGTCTTATTCAGTGGCTCCGTGGCAGAGCTCTGTCCCGTTGCCCCTAACAACGTCAACACCATGGCGGCAGCGGCCATCGCAGCGGGGACCCTGGGTTTCGCTGGCGTCCAGGGGGAGATTGTGTCGGATACGGC actaagtgattaccatgtggtggaggtggaggttacTGGTGCCAATGGCTTCACAGTGCATACAGTGAGGAGGAACCCAGCCAAACTTGGAGCTGTAACTGGGAGTGCCACCTACAACTCCTTCTGGAGCAGCTTACTGG TGTGTAAGGGACATGGTGGCCGGGTTTACTTGTGCTGA